The following are encoded in a window of Hippoglossus stenolepis isolate QCI-W04-F060 chromosome 10, HSTE1.2, whole genome shotgun sequence genomic DNA:
- the cdca4 gene encoding cell division cycle-associated protein 4 produces the protein MFPKGTKRKFSDPGEEPVSSADQSQAASSAAAVRTLTSSYSLQRQSLLDMSLIKLQLCHMLVEPNLCRSVLIANTVRQIQEEMTQDGTWQIMTQALAAAQCPADRLVATEVLCRQTDAAAQAGQSPKPFSVVGLEEGYHAEEVVMEGDVETEVTMSTLSPVSPQLSSASYLAGPFGMGPCWEEEDDDGECEEDEEEDSEECVSEGEEGDRDTLNADSRTGEQVFGTFEIKHPAPPPDPALEELFSDVDPSYYDLDTVLTGMQSSPKMGPYDLLESLSSHGPTALSSSSSCRSDLNELDHIMEIIVGS, from the coding sequence ATGTTCCCAAAGGGCACCAAGCGCAAGTTCTCCGACCCCGGGGAGGAGCCAGTCTCCAGCGCCGACCAGAGCCAGGCggcatcatctgcagcagcgGTTCGGACGTTGACGTCCTCGTACAGCCTGCAGCGGCAGTCGCTGCTTGACATGTCGCTGAtcaagctgcagctctgccacATGCTGGTGGAGCCAAACCTGTGCCGCTCGGTGCTCATCGCCAACACGGTGCGGCAAATCCAGGAAGAGATGACCCAGGACGGCACCTGGCAGATAATGACCCAGGCCCTGGCAGCTGCCCAGTGTCCCGCCGACCGCCTGGTGGCCACAGAGGTGTTGTGCCGGCAGACTGACGCAGCAGCTCAGGCCGGCCAGAGCCCCAAGCCCTTCTCGGTGGTTGGTCTCGAGGAGGGCTACCACGCCGAGGAggtggtgatggagggagaCGTGGAGACAGAGGTCACCATGTCCACCTTGTCGCCAGTCTCCCCTCAGCTGTCCTCGGCCTCTTACCTGGCCGGACCCTTTGGCATGGGGCCCTgctgggaggaggaagacgacgaTGGTGAGtgcgaggaggacgaggaggaggacagcgAGGAGTGTGTGtcggagggagaggagggggaccGGGACACCCTGAACGCAGACTCCAGGACAGGGGAGCAGGTTTTTGGGACTTTTGAGATCAAGCACCCGGCGCCGCCCCCTGACCCCGCACTCGAGGAACTGTTTTCCGATGTGGACCCGTCCTACTATGACCTCGATACGGTGCTGACAGGCATGCAGAGCTCCCCCAAGATGGGGCCTTACGATCTGCTGGAGAGCCTTTCCTCTCACGGGCCCACGGCCCTGAGCTCCAGCTCGAGCTGCAGGTCAGACCTGAACGAACTGGACCACATCATGGAGATCATAGTGGGATCCTGA
- the LOC118116509 gene encoding activator of 90 kDa heat shock protein ATPase homolog 1 isoform X2 has translation MAKWGEGDPRWIVEERADATNVNNWHWTERDATNWSSDKLKSLLLGLSVENDEGMCEVTEVSKVEGEASINNRKGKLIFFYEWNLKATWTGESKSGVKYKGAIEVPNLSDENDMEDLDISVSLNKDEPDTPLTNLMKTNGAEKIREVLGSYVGFLKTEFTQGMILPTANGVTKLQTTSQSKAKLNKTQISSSSGTAAPVNTGVKIPTCKFSMREKFLTSPPDLYRVFLHQEMVQAFTHAPASVDGEKGGKFRLLEGNVFGEFTQLVPDEKIVMKWRYNNWPSEHYATITMTFLDRSSETELKVDCRGVPDNEEERTKEGWKRYYFEAIKQTFGYGARLF, from the exons ATGGCGAAGTGGGGAGAAGGGGACCCTCGCTGGATCGTGGAGGAAAGAGCCGATGCTACTAATGTCAACAACTGGCACTG GACCGAACGAGATGCAACAAACTGGTCGTCGGACAAGTTAAAATCGCTGCTCCTGGGTCTGAGCGTGGAGAACGACGAGGGGATGTGCGAGGTGACCGAGGTCAGCAAGGTGGAGGGCGAGGCCTCGATCAACAACCGCAAAGGGAAACTCATCTTCTTCTACGAGTGGAACCTGAAAGCTACTTGGACTG GAGAGTCGAAGTCAGGAGTCAAATATAAAGGAGCGATTGAAGTTCCCAACCTGTCGGATGAAAACGACATGGAGGATCTGGAT ATTTCTGTGTCGTTGAACAAAGACGAGCCCGACACGCCTCTGACCaacctgatgaaaacaaacGGAGCTGAGAAGATCCGTGAAGTCCTGGGAAGCTACGTGGGTTTCTTAAAAACCG AGTTCACACAGGGGATGATCCTGCCGACAGCCAACGGAGTGACCAAGCTGCAGACCACGTCCCAGTCTAAAGCCAAGCTGAACAAAACTCAG ATTTCCTCCTCGAGCGGCACAGCTGCCCCAGTCAACACCGGCGTCAAGATCCCCACCTGTAAATTCAGCATGAGAGAAAAGTTCCTCACGTCTCCACCGGACCTCTACAGGGTCTTCCTCCACCAGGAG aTGGTCCAGGCGTTCACACACGCTCCAGCCTCCGTGGacggagagaagggaggaaagtTCCGTCTGCTAGAAGGAAACGTGTTCGGTGAATTCACGCAGCTG GTCCCTGATGAGAAAATAGTCATGAAGTGGAGGTATAACAACTGGCCCTCTG AGCATTACGCCACAATCACGATGACCTTCTTGGACCGGAGCAGCGAGACGGAGCTGAAGGTGGATTGTCGAGGCGTCCCGGACAACGAGGAGGAGCGGACGAAAGAGGGCTGGAAGAGATACTACTTCGAAGCTATCAAACAGACTTTTGGCTACGGAGCGCGGCTCTTCTGA
- the LOC118116509 gene encoding activator of 90 kDa heat shock protein ATPase homolog 1 isoform X1, protein MAKWGEGDPRWIVEERADATNVNNWHWTERDATNWSSDKLKSLLLGLSVENDEGMCEVTEVSKVEGEASINNRKGKLIFFYEWNLKATWTGESKSGVKYKGAIEVPNLSDENDMEDLDISVSLNKDEPDTPLTNLMKTNGAEKIREVLGSYVGFLKTEFTQGMILPTANGVTKLQTTSQSKAKLNKTQISSSSGTAAPVNTGVKIPTCKFSMREKFLTSPPDLYRVFLHQEMVQAFTHAPASVDGEKGGKFRLLEGNVFGEFTQLVPDEKIVMKWRYNNWPSVTDGGVTGFLHRALRHNHDDLLGPEQRDGAEGGLSRRPGQRGGADERGLEEILLRSYQTDFWLRSAALLKTVGCLSSVLVSSNLLILSGTRRPILKSSKRKRRS, encoded by the exons ATGGCGAAGTGGGGAGAAGGGGACCCTCGCTGGATCGTGGAGGAAAGAGCCGATGCTACTAATGTCAACAACTGGCACTG GACCGAACGAGATGCAACAAACTGGTCGTCGGACAAGTTAAAATCGCTGCTCCTGGGTCTGAGCGTGGAGAACGACGAGGGGATGTGCGAGGTGACCGAGGTCAGCAAGGTGGAGGGCGAGGCCTCGATCAACAACCGCAAAGGGAAACTCATCTTCTTCTACGAGTGGAACCTGAAAGCTACTTGGACTG GAGAGTCGAAGTCAGGAGTCAAATATAAAGGAGCGATTGAAGTTCCCAACCTGTCGGATGAAAACGACATGGAGGATCTGGAT ATTTCTGTGTCGTTGAACAAAGACGAGCCCGACACGCCTCTGACCaacctgatgaaaacaaacGGAGCTGAGAAGATCCGTGAAGTCCTGGGAAGCTACGTGGGTTTCTTAAAAACCG AGTTCACACAGGGGATGATCCTGCCGACAGCCAACGGAGTGACCAAGCTGCAGACCACGTCCCAGTCTAAAGCCAAGCTGAACAAAACTCAG ATTTCCTCCTCGAGCGGCACAGCTGCCCCAGTCAACACCGGCGTCAAGATCCCCACCTGTAAATTCAGCATGAGAGAAAAGTTCCTCACGTCTCCACCGGACCTCTACAGGGTCTTCCTCCACCAGGAG aTGGTCCAGGCGTTCACACACGCTCCAGCCTCCGTGGacggagagaagggaggaaagtTCCGTCTGCTAGAAGGAAACGTGTTCGGTGAATTCACGCAGCTG GTCCCTGATGAGAAAATAGTCATGAAGTGGAGGTATAACAACTGGCCCTCTG TCACTGACGGTGGAGTGACTGGTTTTCTCCACAGAGCATTACGCCACAATCACGATGACCTTCTTGGACCGGAGCAGCGAGACGGAGCTGAAGGTGGATTGTCGAGGCGTCCCGGACAACGAGGAGGAGCGGACGAAAGAGGGCTGGAAGAGATACTACTTCGAAGCTATCAAACAGACTTTTGGCTACGGAGCGCGGCTCTTCTGAAGACGGTCGGCTGTTTGTCTTCTGTCCTCGTGTCCTCAAACCTCTTGATTCTCTCTGGCACCAGGCGTCCCATTTTAAAGTCGAGCAAACGAAAGAGACGGAGCTAA
- the LOC118116511 gene encoding dr1-associated corepressor, producing the protein MPGHKRKYNVRFPPSRIKKIMQKDTEVGRIASAVPVIISRALEMFLKSLLTKTCLITQSKHSTVVSVAHMKQCIESEKLFHFLKELAEQATSTTAQRDNRGLSMWPLYRTKQSELSVKKKPDVVDTVTRRSLDSSSSESELYICL; encoded by the exons ATGCCCGGACACAAGCGGAAGTACAACGTTCGATTCCCCCCG AGTCGCATCAAGAAGATCATGCAGAAGGACACAGAGGTGGGGAGGATTGCGTCGGCGGTTCCCGTGATCATCT CTCGGGCGTTGGAGATGTTCCTGAAGTCCCTGTTGACCAAGACCTGTCTGATAACTCAGTCCAAGCACAGCACCGTGGTGTCTGTGGCTCACAT GAAGCAGTGCATCGAGTCAGAGAAGCTCTTCCACTTCCTGAAGGAGCTGGCGGAGCAAGCGACGTCTACGACGGCTCAGAGGGACAACAGAGGCCTGAGCATGTGGCCGTTATACAG GACCAAACAAAGTGAACTTTCTGTTAAGAAAAAGCCGGATGTGGTCGACACGGTGACGAGAAGGAGCCTCGACTCCAGCTCCAGT GAGTCGGAGCTCTACATCTGTTTATGA
- the si:dkey-177p2.18 gene encoding phospholipase B1, membrane-associated — MMTMHSRPTTVNETGFNFAVTGHNTLNVSDQIRHMIHTFKSYPFLLQGLNFLEDWKVVTMLIGMNDICDYCKNKILFSPDNFIRHITEALDMMMNEIPRTIVNVVQILPMKPLRDVQRPTLGCQLQKRFCSCLVQPEENSTELKELVEINYEFQRRLEKLLHSDRFFKNDFAAVLQPYLENAEPPRLPDGTIDLSFFTADCFHFTVKGHEELAKGLWNNMFQPEGAKETIETFTDPLKLICPPEDHPYIYTRPTGASSAAALSRVSVMLMSLLSVSLMFYLL, encoded by the exons ATGATGACGATGCACAGTCGACCCACGACCGTCAACGAGACCGGCTTCAACTTCGCCGTCACCGGCCACAACACGCT GAACGTCTCCGATCAGATAAGACACATGATTCACACGTTCAAGTCGTATCCA TTTCTCCTTCAGGGTCTGAACTTCCTCGAGGACTGGAAGGTGGTGACGATGCTGATCGGCATGAACGACATCTGTGATTACTGTAAAAACAAG ATTTTATTCTCACCCGACAATTTCATCCGCCACATAACAGAAGCTCTGGACATGATGATGAATGAG ATCCCCAGAACCATCGTGAACGTGGTGCAGATTCTCCCCATGAAGCCTCTGAGAGACGTCCAGAGACCGACGCTGGGATGTCAGCTTCAAAA GAGATTCTGCTCGTGTCTCGTTCAACCTGAAGAAAACTCCACTGAGCTGAAGGAGCTGGTTGAGATTAACTATGAATTCCAG AGACGATTAGAGAAGCTTCTGCACAGCGATCGCTTCTTTAAAAACGACTTTGCTGCTGTTCTGCAGCCGTACTTAGAGAACGCAGAACCACCCAGACTTCCT GACGGGACAATTGACTTGAGCTTCTTCACGGCAGATTGTTTCCACTTCACTGTGAAGGGACACGAGGAGCTGGCGAAGGGACTGTGGAACAACATG TTCCAGCCTGAAGGAGCCAAAGAGACGATCGAGACGTTTACAGACCCGTTGAAACTCATCTGTCCACCAGAA GATCATCCTTACATCTACACCAGACCCACAGGTGCATCGTCTGCTGCGGCCCTGAGTCGTGTCTCCGTGATGCTGATGTCTCTGCTGTCTGTGTccctcatgttttatttactgtaa